The DNA sequence GCGGAATAGGTGGTTTTTCTCCTCAAAACTGAAAGCCAAAGTAGAAAACTAATTCTTCCCATGTAATACACTGTTAATTCAACATTTTATCCGTTTGGGTGATATCGCCAAATCTCGCCACTGCTGTCAATGCTGATGCTTGCTCTATGCTCTTGGCGAGGTTTCCCCTGTCGCAATTTGGCGAGAATCAGAACAGCTTGTCAACATACTCATCTAGATCACTGCGCTTGATCCGCCAACCCTTACCAATTAACTTAGCTTTCAGTTCCCCAGAGGCGATCGCATCTTTGAGAAATTCCCTAGACAACCCAGTTAACGCTTGTGCTTCTGCCATCGTTAGCAGCAGCTTATCTGCGATCGCAACCTTTGGCTGATTATTATCTTGACTCAGCAATCCCTCAATGATGGAGGCCAGCCTATCAACTGTGGCAATCTCGCCAAATTCCGTAATCTCGCCAGGTGTTTGGACTGCAATACCTGTCTCCTGCTCTTGGTCTGTCGCTATTTGACGAGATTCATCTGTCGCAGTTTGGCGTGATTCAAAAGCTGGTTTAACAGAGGGCTGGTTTAACTCCTCTCTGAAAGCTTCCAGTTCAGCTTGTTCAAAGTTAGCAGTAGGACGGGTTTTCCCTTTCTCATACTTAACGCTAATTCGTCCCTGCTGCACATAACGCTCCAACGCCCGGACACTGACACCCAAAAATTCAGCTGCTTCTTGCTTGTTCATAGAAACCTCGCCAATCTCGCCAAATACTAACACATCTCCTTGGCGATATTTGACGATGTTATAAAAATTTGCGGTCAATGCAGAAAGATACAACGGGAGCGATGCTCAGAAGTGAGATGTCTTTGTTTTGGCAGGGGGATGAGAAAATATTGTTTTATGAGCCTCTTTGATGGATTATTGATTATAGTTACCAGTCTGATATTGAGTGTATCCCCTTGGCGAGATTTAGGTTGGCGGTATTTGGCGAGAATCTAAGCGGTCCTGAAAAATGCTCGTTCACAAGCTCTGAGTAAACGTTATGGCACATTGGTGAGTGGCATTCGCACCCACCAGGAATTTCAACCAGACCAAGCAGTCACGACATCAGACTTTTGAACTATCTTGTGGAGACCCTCAAGCATGAAGGGCTTCCATCTGTCATGCTCATTGTTGGTGAAAACCAAGAAACTTGCTCAATAGGAAAGGAGTATAATTGCTAAACGGGGTAAAAGTAGCCAGCTTGTTGCCCGCCGCCATGTAACGCCTGAAAGTCTTATTCAAGCGTGAACACCTCTGAAAAATTTGAGTTTCGTGACTTTTTGCTATTTTTAGCCATTCTAGAAATAAAATTTTCAAAAATGTGGCGGTGATGCTTTTAATTTAATAAATTAATTATTGACTTAATTATCTTCAATTTTA is a window from the Anabaena sphaerica FACHB-251 genome containing:
- a CDS encoding helix-turn-helix domain-containing protein, coding for MNKQEAAEFLGVSVRALERYVQQGRISVKYEKGKTRPTANFEQAELEAFREELNQPSVKPAFESRQTATDESRQIATDQEQETGIAVQTPGEITEFGEIATVDRLASIIEGLLSQDNNQPKVAIADKLLLTMAEAQALTGLSREFLKDAIASGELKAKLIGKGWRIKRSDLDEYVDKLF
- a CDS encoding Mov34/MPN/PAD-1 family protein; the encoded protein is MGEWHSHPPGISTRPSSHDIRLLNYLVETLKHEGLPSVMLIVGENQETCSIGKEYNC